One Hypomesus transpacificus isolate Combined female chromosome 16, fHypTra1, whole genome shotgun sequence genomic window carries:
- the LOC124478712 gene encoding retinol dehydrogenase 10-like — translation MIVLVDLLLMLIDVTISILSAIVQTVIRPRLKCIDGELCLITGAGGALGRLFALEFAKEGAHLVLWDCNADANKQTAKLARELGVKVHTYTVDLARRQNIYETAELVRREVGDVTIVVNNAGVVSGRRLLDCPDELLERTLLVNCHALFWMTKAFLPQMKAKNHGHMVTIASALGLFSTACVEDYCASKFGAVGFHESLTHELQVEGLDGIKTTLVCPYIVDTGMFAGCEIRKELQGLIPPLDPLYTVQQSMNAILGEQHMICIPRLMYLPFVSRALLPWEANVATYRFMGGDKCMMPFIKNMEQRTANGHVKSS, via the exons ATGATTGTGCTCGTAGACCTATTGTTGATGCTCATAGATGTAACTATCTCCATTCTCAGTGCCATAGTCCAGACTGTCATACGGCCGCGGTTGAAGTGCATTGATGGAGAGCTCTGTCTAATCACAGGGGCCGGGGGGGCGCTGGGTCGTTTGTTCGCTCTGGAGTTCGCCAAAGAAGGGGCGCATCTTGTTCTCTGGGACTGTAATGCTGATGCCAACAAGCAGACCGCTAAACTTGCTCGGGAACTGGGTGTCAAGGTGCACACCTATACTGTGGACCTTGCGCGCCGGCAGAACATTTATGAAACAGCGGAGCTGGTCCGACGCGAGGTAGGGGATGTCACTATAGTGGTGAACAACGCGGGGGTGGTATCCGGACGGAGGCTGCTGGACTGTCCGGATGAGCTGCTGGAGAGGACTCTTTTGGTGAACTGCCATGCGCTGTTTTGG ATGACCAAAGCCTTCCTGCCTCAGATGAAAGCTAAGAACCATGGCCACATGGTGACCATAGCGAGTGCCCTGGGCCTCTTCAGCACAGCCTGCGTGGAG GATTACTGTGCCAGTAAATTTGGGGCTGTCGGTTTCCACGAGTCATTGACCCATGAGCTGCAGGTGGAGGGTTTGGACGGCATCAAAACCACTCTGGTCTGTCCTTACATCGTGGACACGGGGATGTTCGCTGGCTGCGAGATCAG GAAGGAGCTGCAGGGCCTGATTCCTCCCCTGGATCCCCTCTACACGGTGCAACAGTCCATGAACGCCATCCTGGGAGAGCAGCACATGATCTGCATTCCACGCCTCATGTATCTTCCCTTTGTCTCGCGGGC TCTGCTGCCGTGGGAGGCCAACGTGGCGACGTACCGCTTCATGGGCGGTGACAAGTGCATGATGCCCTTCATtaagaacatggagcagaggaCCGCCAATGGCCACGTCAAATCCTCCTAA